A single window of Oncorhynchus keta strain PuntledgeMale-10-30-2019 chromosome 34, Oket_V2, whole genome shotgun sequence DNA harbors:
- the LOC118367646 gene encoding kin of IRRE-like protein 3 isoform X9 — protein sequence MLPLYLVICFMGTATRAAYFSQQPQDQVVVSGQSVTLPCVIVGYRGMVQWTKDGLALGGERDLPGWTRYSLMGDPLSGEHSLMIDSAELADDAVYECQATQAGLRSHRAKLTVLVPPTDPVVEGGPIIRVKAHTPYNLTCRASGAKPAAEITWYRDGEVMDTAIYSKTRMEDGKRELAVSMLPVVPEDKDSGRTYTCRVLNPAAPAGLQTSVTINVQHPPSVTLSVQPQSVMEGAKVLFICSASANPEITGYRWSKGGVPISEANGDSLEVTVDHSYFTDPVSCEVSNSVGSTNVSTLVDVQFGPRLLSEPKPMNVDIGMDAAFTCTWTGNPPLTLAWTKQGSSVVLSNGNTLQLKAVTQEDAGTYTCKAIVPRIGVAERDVTLTVNGPPIITADATQHAVKHSKGKLECLVGNSPSPDKIVWTFGDVTLSSGSSGRFSVQTVASDHGVLSSLVLSETLAQDFLLRYNCTAWNRFGTGTALVTLKEQEALPMLIIIGASVGGGCVLLICVVTLVSLCCRHTGKGEVEGKKCTRLSKSDIRVQIVHSDHNATRGNDDEEDVKEPMAPNSSESPGTSRTEHSDLLEEDEDERSDIKVKTDPTNGYYNVHAHEDRVIRSGFSDYVPNPRPVYTPSQLPSPSPLYGQHTVVAATQPRIYDFSHRYATTTGARSTYEQQQAAAAQPGAIYPTDPVYSGSAYLPTAATYGRAFTSYVKPASYEKVDAYDQSDQASKVSSSSRFSYASSQVSSQQSDYGRPSQRMQTHV from the exons CTACCCGAGCAGCCTACTTTTCCCAGCAGCCCCAAGACCAGGTAGTGGTGTCTGGTCAATCGGTGACTCTGCCCTGTGTCATCGTGGGGTACAGAGGAATGGTGCAGTGGACCAAAGACGGCCTGGCGCTGGGTGGAGAAAGAGATCTGCCAG GGTGGACACGCTACTCCTTAATGGGAGACCCGCTATCAGGTGAGCACAGCTTGATGATCGACTCGGCAGAGCTGGCGGATGACGCCGTGTACGAGTGTCAGGCTACGCAGGCCGGACTGCGCTCCCACCGAGCCAAGCTCACTGTTCTAG TTCCCCCCACAGACCCGGTGGTGGAGGGGGGTCCTATCATACGTGTGAAGGCCCACACACCCTACAACCTCACCTGCCGTGCCTCGGGGGCCAAGCCTGCCGCCGAGATCACCTGGTACAGAGACGGAGAGGTCATGGACACGGCCATATACTCCAAG ACGCGGATGGAGGATGGGAAGAGGGAGCTGGCTGTCAGTATGCTTCCTGTGGTGCCGGAGGACAAGGACTCTGGCCGTACCTACACCTGTCGCGTCCTCAACCCCGCCGCCCCCGCCGGACTCCAGACCTCCGTCACCATCAACGTCCAGC ACCCCCCATCAGTGACCCTGTCCGTTCAGCCCCAGAGTGTCATGGAGGGAGCCAAGGTTCTGTTCATCTGCTCTGCCTCTGCCAACCCTGAGATCACAGGATACAG GTGGTCCAAGGGAGGAGTCCCCATCTCGGAGGCGAACGGGGACAGCCTGGAGGTGACGGTAGACCACTCGTACTTCACAGACCCTGTCTCCTGTGAGGTATCCAACTCAGTGGGCAGCACCAACGTCAGCACCCTGGTGGATGTACAAT TTGGTCCCAGGCTGCTGTCGGAGCCCAAGCCCATGAACGTGGACATTGGGATGGACGCTGCCTTCACCTGCACCTGGACAGGCAACCCTCCCCTCACCCTGGCCTGGACCAAACAGGGCTCAAGCGTG gTGCTCAGTAATGGCAACACCCTGCAGCTGAAGGCTGTCACCCAGGAGGATGCTGGGACGTATACCTGCAAGGCCATCGTCCCCCGCATCGGGGTGGCTGAGAGGGACGTCACGCTCACTGTCAACG gcccACCTATCATTACAGCAGACGCCACACAGCACGCTGTCAAGCACTCCAAGGGCAAGCTCGAGTGCCTGGTGGGAAACAGCCCCTCGCCTGACAAGATT GTGTGGACATTTGGAGATGTGACCCTCTCCTCGGGTTCCTCCGGTCGTTTCTCTGTCCAGACGGTGGCCAGTGACCACGGGGTCCTGTCCTCCCTGGTCCTGTCTGAGACCCTGGCCCAGGACTTCCTACTCCGCTACAACTGCACCGCATGGAACCGCTTCGGCACAGGCACCGCGCTGGTCACCCTCAAGGAGCAAG agGCCCTGCCCATGCTGATCATCATTGGGGCGTCAGTGGGCGGAGGGTGTGTCCTGCTCATCTGTGTCGTcaccctggtctctctctgctGCAGGCACACCGGGAAAGGTGAGGTCGAAG GTAAAAAGTGCACACGCCTCTCAAAGAGTGACATCAGAGTTCAGATTGTGCACAGTGACCACAATGCTACCCGTGGCAACGATGATGAGGAGGATGTCAAGGAGCCCATG GCCCCCAACAGCAGTGAGTCTCCTGGGACGTCCCGGACGGAACACAGTGACCTGCTGGAGGAGGACGAGGACGAGAGGTCCGACATCAAGGTAAAAACC GACCCCACTAACGGCTACTACAACGTGCATGCTCACGAGGACCGGGTGATCCGCAGTGGTTTCTCAGATTACGTGCCCAACCCCCGTCCTGTCTACACGCCATCCCAGCTGCCCTCCCCCAGCCCGCTGTACGGCCAGCACACAGTGGTGGCAGCCACACAGCCCCGCATCTACGACTTCTCCCACCGCTACGCCACCACCACAGGGGCCCGCTCCACCTACGAGCAGCAGCAGGCAGCGGCAGCCCAGCCCGGAGCCATCTACCCCACCGACCCCGTCTACAGCGGCTCTGCCTACCTGCCCACCGCCGCCACATACGGTCGAGCCTTCACCAGCTACGTCAAGCCCGCCTCCTACGAGAAGGTGGACGCCTACGATCAATCAGACCAGGCTAGCAAGGTGTCTAGCTCCTCTCGTTTCTCCTATGCATCATCGCAGGTCTCCTCCCAGCAGTCCGACTACGGACGGCCGTCACAACGCATGCAGACTCACGTCTGA
- the LOC118367646 gene encoding kin of IRRE-like protein 3 isoform X10, with protein sequence MLPLYLVICFMGTATRAAYFSQQPQDQVVVSGQSVTLPCVIVGYRGMVQWTKDGLALGGERDLPGWTRYSLMGDPLSGEHSLMIDSAELADDAVYECQATQAGLRSHRAKLTVLVPPTDPVVEGGPIIRVKAHTPYNLTCRASGAKPAAEITWYRDGEVMDTAIYSKTRMEDGKRELAVSMLPVVPEDKDSGRTYTCRVLNPAAPAGLQTSVTINVQHPPSVTLSVQPQSVMEGAKVLFICSASANPEITGYRWSKGGVPISEANGDSLEVTVDHSYFTDPVSCEVSNSVGSTNVSTLVDVQFGPRLLSEPKPMNVDIGMDAAFTCTWTGNPPLTLAWTKQGSSVVLSNGNTLQLKAVTQEDAGTYTCKAIVPRIGVAERDVTLTVNGPPIITADATQHAVKHSKGKLECLVGNSPSPDKIVWTFGDVTLSSGSSGRFSVQTVASDHGVLSSLVLSETLAQDFLLRYNCTAWNRFGTGTALVTLKEQEALPMLIIIGASVGGGCVLLICVVTLVSLCCRHTGKGEVEGKKCTRLSKSDIRVQIVHSDHNATRGNDDEEDVKEPMAPNSSESPGTSRTEHSDLLEEDEDERSDIKDPTNGYYNVHAHEDRVIRSGFSDYVPNPRPVYTPSQLPSPSPLYGQHTVVAATQPRIYDFSHRYATTTGARSTYEQQQAAAAQPGAIYPTDPVYSGSAYLPTAATYGRAFTSYVKPASYEKVDAYDQSDQASKVSSSSRFSYASSQVSSQQSDYGRPSQRMQTHV encoded by the exons CTACCCGAGCAGCCTACTTTTCCCAGCAGCCCCAAGACCAGGTAGTGGTGTCTGGTCAATCGGTGACTCTGCCCTGTGTCATCGTGGGGTACAGAGGAATGGTGCAGTGGACCAAAGACGGCCTGGCGCTGGGTGGAGAAAGAGATCTGCCAG GGTGGACACGCTACTCCTTAATGGGAGACCCGCTATCAGGTGAGCACAGCTTGATGATCGACTCGGCAGAGCTGGCGGATGACGCCGTGTACGAGTGTCAGGCTACGCAGGCCGGACTGCGCTCCCACCGAGCCAAGCTCACTGTTCTAG TTCCCCCCACAGACCCGGTGGTGGAGGGGGGTCCTATCATACGTGTGAAGGCCCACACACCCTACAACCTCACCTGCCGTGCCTCGGGGGCCAAGCCTGCCGCCGAGATCACCTGGTACAGAGACGGAGAGGTCATGGACACGGCCATATACTCCAAG ACGCGGATGGAGGATGGGAAGAGGGAGCTGGCTGTCAGTATGCTTCCTGTGGTGCCGGAGGACAAGGACTCTGGCCGTACCTACACCTGTCGCGTCCTCAACCCCGCCGCCCCCGCCGGACTCCAGACCTCCGTCACCATCAACGTCCAGC ACCCCCCATCAGTGACCCTGTCCGTTCAGCCCCAGAGTGTCATGGAGGGAGCCAAGGTTCTGTTCATCTGCTCTGCCTCTGCCAACCCTGAGATCACAGGATACAG GTGGTCCAAGGGAGGAGTCCCCATCTCGGAGGCGAACGGGGACAGCCTGGAGGTGACGGTAGACCACTCGTACTTCACAGACCCTGTCTCCTGTGAGGTATCCAACTCAGTGGGCAGCACCAACGTCAGCACCCTGGTGGATGTACAAT TTGGTCCCAGGCTGCTGTCGGAGCCCAAGCCCATGAACGTGGACATTGGGATGGACGCTGCCTTCACCTGCACCTGGACAGGCAACCCTCCCCTCACCCTGGCCTGGACCAAACAGGGCTCAAGCGTG gTGCTCAGTAATGGCAACACCCTGCAGCTGAAGGCTGTCACCCAGGAGGATGCTGGGACGTATACCTGCAAGGCCATCGTCCCCCGCATCGGGGTGGCTGAGAGGGACGTCACGCTCACTGTCAACG gcccACCTATCATTACAGCAGACGCCACACAGCACGCTGTCAAGCACTCCAAGGGCAAGCTCGAGTGCCTGGTGGGAAACAGCCCCTCGCCTGACAAGATT GTGTGGACATTTGGAGATGTGACCCTCTCCTCGGGTTCCTCCGGTCGTTTCTCTGTCCAGACGGTGGCCAGTGACCACGGGGTCCTGTCCTCCCTGGTCCTGTCTGAGACCCTGGCCCAGGACTTCCTACTCCGCTACAACTGCACCGCATGGAACCGCTTCGGCACAGGCACCGCGCTGGTCACCCTCAAGGAGCAAG agGCCCTGCCCATGCTGATCATCATTGGGGCGTCAGTGGGCGGAGGGTGTGTCCTGCTCATCTGTGTCGTcaccctggtctctctctgctGCAGGCACACCGGGAAAGGTGAGGTCGAAG GTAAAAAGTGCACACGCCTCTCAAAGAGTGACATCAGAGTTCAGATTGTGCACAGTGACCACAATGCTACCCGTGGCAACGATGATGAGGAGGATGTCAAGGAGCCCATG GCCCCCAACAGCAGTGAGTCTCCTGGGACGTCCCGGACGGAACACAGTGACCTGCTGGAGGAGGACGAGGACGAGAGGTCCGACATCAAG GACCCCACTAACGGCTACTACAACGTGCATGCTCACGAGGACCGGGTGATCCGCAGTGGTTTCTCAGATTACGTGCCCAACCCCCGTCCTGTCTACACGCCATCCCAGCTGCCCTCCCCCAGCCCGCTGTACGGCCAGCACACAGTGGTGGCAGCCACACAGCCCCGCATCTACGACTTCTCCCACCGCTACGCCACCACCACAGGGGCCCGCTCCACCTACGAGCAGCAGCAGGCAGCGGCAGCCCAGCCCGGAGCCATCTACCCCACCGACCCCGTCTACAGCGGCTCTGCCTACCTGCCCACCGCCGCCACATACGGTCGAGCCTTCACCAGCTACGTCAAGCCCGCCTCCTACGAGAAGGTGGACGCCTACGATCAATCAGACCAGGCTAGCAAGGTGTCTAGCTCCTCTCGTTTCTCCTATGCATCATCGCAGGTCTCCTCCCAGCAGTCCGACTACGGACGGCCGTCACAACGCATGCAGACTCACGTCTGA
- the LOC118367646 gene encoding kin of IRRE-like protein 3 isoform X11: protein MLPLYLVICFMGTATRAAYFSQQPQDQVVVSGQSVTLPCVIVGYRGMVQWTKDGLALGGERDLPGWTRYSLMGDPLSGEHSLMIDSAELADDAVYECQATQAGLRSHRAKLTVLVPPTDPVVEGGPIIRVKAHTPYNLTCRASGAKPAAEITWYRDGEVMDTAIYSKTRMEDGKRELAVSMLPVVPEDKDSGRTYTCRVLNPAAPAGLQTSVTINVQHPPSVTLSVQPQSVMEGAKVLFICSASANPEITGYRWSKGGVPISEANGDSLEVTVDHSYFTDPVSCEVSNSVGSTNVSTLVDVQFGPRLLSEPKPMNVDIGMDAAFTCTWTGNPPLTLAWTKQGSSVVLSNGNTLQLKAVTQEDAGTYTCKAIVPRIGVAERDVTLTVNGPPIITADATQHAVKHSKGKLECLVGNSPSPDKIVWTFGDVTLSSGSSGRFSVQTVASDHGVLSSLVLSETLAQDFLLRYNCTAWNRFGTGTALVTLKEQEALPMLIIIGASVGGGCVLLICVVTLVSLCCRHTGKGKKCTRLSKSDIRVQIVHSDHNATRGNDDEEDVKEPMAPNSSESPGTSRTEHSDLLEEDEDERSDIKVKTDPTNGYYNVHAHEDRVIRSGFSDYVPNPRPVYTPSQLPSPSPLYGQHTVVAATQPRIYDFSHRYATTTGARSTYEQQQAAAAQPGAIYPTDPVYSGSAYLPTAATYGRAFTSYVKPASYEKVDAYDQSDQASKVSSSSRFSYASSQVSSQQSDYGRPSQRMQTHV from the exons CTACCCGAGCAGCCTACTTTTCCCAGCAGCCCCAAGACCAGGTAGTGGTGTCTGGTCAATCGGTGACTCTGCCCTGTGTCATCGTGGGGTACAGAGGAATGGTGCAGTGGACCAAAGACGGCCTGGCGCTGGGTGGAGAAAGAGATCTGCCAG GGTGGACACGCTACTCCTTAATGGGAGACCCGCTATCAGGTGAGCACAGCTTGATGATCGACTCGGCAGAGCTGGCGGATGACGCCGTGTACGAGTGTCAGGCTACGCAGGCCGGACTGCGCTCCCACCGAGCCAAGCTCACTGTTCTAG TTCCCCCCACAGACCCGGTGGTGGAGGGGGGTCCTATCATACGTGTGAAGGCCCACACACCCTACAACCTCACCTGCCGTGCCTCGGGGGCCAAGCCTGCCGCCGAGATCACCTGGTACAGAGACGGAGAGGTCATGGACACGGCCATATACTCCAAG ACGCGGATGGAGGATGGGAAGAGGGAGCTGGCTGTCAGTATGCTTCCTGTGGTGCCGGAGGACAAGGACTCTGGCCGTACCTACACCTGTCGCGTCCTCAACCCCGCCGCCCCCGCCGGACTCCAGACCTCCGTCACCATCAACGTCCAGC ACCCCCCATCAGTGACCCTGTCCGTTCAGCCCCAGAGTGTCATGGAGGGAGCCAAGGTTCTGTTCATCTGCTCTGCCTCTGCCAACCCTGAGATCACAGGATACAG GTGGTCCAAGGGAGGAGTCCCCATCTCGGAGGCGAACGGGGACAGCCTGGAGGTGACGGTAGACCACTCGTACTTCACAGACCCTGTCTCCTGTGAGGTATCCAACTCAGTGGGCAGCACCAACGTCAGCACCCTGGTGGATGTACAAT TTGGTCCCAGGCTGCTGTCGGAGCCCAAGCCCATGAACGTGGACATTGGGATGGACGCTGCCTTCACCTGCACCTGGACAGGCAACCCTCCCCTCACCCTGGCCTGGACCAAACAGGGCTCAAGCGTG gTGCTCAGTAATGGCAACACCCTGCAGCTGAAGGCTGTCACCCAGGAGGATGCTGGGACGTATACCTGCAAGGCCATCGTCCCCCGCATCGGGGTGGCTGAGAGGGACGTCACGCTCACTGTCAACG gcccACCTATCATTACAGCAGACGCCACACAGCACGCTGTCAAGCACTCCAAGGGCAAGCTCGAGTGCCTGGTGGGAAACAGCCCCTCGCCTGACAAGATT GTGTGGACATTTGGAGATGTGACCCTCTCCTCGGGTTCCTCCGGTCGTTTCTCTGTCCAGACGGTGGCCAGTGACCACGGGGTCCTGTCCTCCCTGGTCCTGTCTGAGACCCTGGCCCAGGACTTCCTACTCCGCTACAACTGCACCGCATGGAACCGCTTCGGCACAGGCACCGCGCTGGTCACCCTCAAGGAGCAAG agGCCCTGCCCATGCTGATCATCATTGGGGCGTCAGTGGGCGGAGGGTGTGTCCTGCTCATCTGTGTCGTcaccctggtctctctctgctGCAGGCACACCGGGAAAG GTAAAAAGTGCACACGCCTCTCAAAGAGTGACATCAGAGTTCAGATTGTGCACAGTGACCACAATGCTACCCGTGGCAACGATGATGAGGAGGATGTCAAGGAGCCCATG GCCCCCAACAGCAGTGAGTCTCCTGGGACGTCCCGGACGGAACACAGTGACCTGCTGGAGGAGGACGAGGACGAGAGGTCCGACATCAAGGTAAAAACC GACCCCACTAACGGCTACTACAACGTGCATGCTCACGAGGACCGGGTGATCCGCAGTGGTTTCTCAGATTACGTGCCCAACCCCCGTCCTGTCTACACGCCATCCCAGCTGCCCTCCCCCAGCCCGCTGTACGGCCAGCACACAGTGGTGGCAGCCACACAGCCCCGCATCTACGACTTCTCCCACCGCTACGCCACCACCACAGGGGCCCGCTCCACCTACGAGCAGCAGCAGGCAGCGGCAGCCCAGCCCGGAGCCATCTACCCCACCGACCCCGTCTACAGCGGCTCTGCCTACCTGCCCACCGCCGCCACATACGGTCGAGCCTTCACCAGCTACGTCAAGCCCGCCTCCTACGAGAAGGTGGACGCCTACGATCAATCAGACCAGGCTAGCAAGGTGTCTAGCTCCTCTCGTTTCTCCTATGCATCATCGCAGGTCTCCTCCCAGCAGTCCGACTACGGACGGCCGTCACAACGCATGCAGACTCACGTCTGA
- the LOC118367646 gene encoding kin of IRRE-like protein 3 isoform X12 has translation MLPLYLVICFMGTATRAAYFSQQPQDQVVVSGQSVTLPCVIVGYRGMVQWTKDGLALGGERDLPGWTRYSLMGDPLSGEHSLMIDSAELADDAVYECQATQAGLRSHRAKLTVLVPPTDPVVEGGPIIRVKAHTPYNLTCRASGAKPAAEITWYRDGEVMDTAIYSKTRMEDGKRELAVSMLPVVPEDKDSGRTYTCRVLNPAAPAGLQTSVTINVQHPPSVTLSVQPQSVMEGAKVLFICSASANPEITGYRWSKGGVPISEANGDSLEVTVDHSYFTDPVSCEVSNSVGSTNVSTLVDVQFGPRLLSEPKPMNVDIGMDAAFTCTWTGNPPLTLAWTKQGSSVVLSNGNTLQLKAVTQEDAGTYTCKAIVPRIGVAERDVTLTVNGPPIITADATQHAVKHSKGKLECLVGNSPSPDKIVWTFGDVTLSSGSSGRFSVQTVASDHGVLSSLVLSETLAQDFLLRYNCTAWNRFGTGTALVTLKEQEALPMLIIIGASVGGGCVLLICVVTLVSLCCRHTGKGKKCTRLSKSDIRVQIVHSDHNATRGNDDEEDVKEPMAPNSSESPGTSRTEHSDLLEEDEDERSDIKDPTNGYYNVHAHEDRVIRSGFSDYVPNPRPVYTPSQLPSPSPLYGQHTVVAATQPRIYDFSHRYATTTGARSTYEQQQAAAAQPGAIYPTDPVYSGSAYLPTAATYGRAFTSYVKPASYEKVDAYDQSDQASKVSSSSRFSYASSQVSSQQSDYGRPSQRMQTHV, from the exons CTACCCGAGCAGCCTACTTTTCCCAGCAGCCCCAAGACCAGGTAGTGGTGTCTGGTCAATCGGTGACTCTGCCCTGTGTCATCGTGGGGTACAGAGGAATGGTGCAGTGGACCAAAGACGGCCTGGCGCTGGGTGGAGAAAGAGATCTGCCAG GGTGGACACGCTACTCCTTAATGGGAGACCCGCTATCAGGTGAGCACAGCTTGATGATCGACTCGGCAGAGCTGGCGGATGACGCCGTGTACGAGTGTCAGGCTACGCAGGCCGGACTGCGCTCCCACCGAGCCAAGCTCACTGTTCTAG TTCCCCCCACAGACCCGGTGGTGGAGGGGGGTCCTATCATACGTGTGAAGGCCCACACACCCTACAACCTCACCTGCCGTGCCTCGGGGGCCAAGCCTGCCGCCGAGATCACCTGGTACAGAGACGGAGAGGTCATGGACACGGCCATATACTCCAAG ACGCGGATGGAGGATGGGAAGAGGGAGCTGGCTGTCAGTATGCTTCCTGTGGTGCCGGAGGACAAGGACTCTGGCCGTACCTACACCTGTCGCGTCCTCAACCCCGCCGCCCCCGCCGGACTCCAGACCTCCGTCACCATCAACGTCCAGC ACCCCCCATCAGTGACCCTGTCCGTTCAGCCCCAGAGTGTCATGGAGGGAGCCAAGGTTCTGTTCATCTGCTCTGCCTCTGCCAACCCTGAGATCACAGGATACAG GTGGTCCAAGGGAGGAGTCCCCATCTCGGAGGCGAACGGGGACAGCCTGGAGGTGACGGTAGACCACTCGTACTTCACAGACCCTGTCTCCTGTGAGGTATCCAACTCAGTGGGCAGCACCAACGTCAGCACCCTGGTGGATGTACAAT TTGGTCCCAGGCTGCTGTCGGAGCCCAAGCCCATGAACGTGGACATTGGGATGGACGCTGCCTTCACCTGCACCTGGACAGGCAACCCTCCCCTCACCCTGGCCTGGACCAAACAGGGCTCAAGCGTG gTGCTCAGTAATGGCAACACCCTGCAGCTGAAGGCTGTCACCCAGGAGGATGCTGGGACGTATACCTGCAAGGCCATCGTCCCCCGCATCGGGGTGGCTGAGAGGGACGTCACGCTCACTGTCAACG gcccACCTATCATTACAGCAGACGCCACACAGCACGCTGTCAAGCACTCCAAGGGCAAGCTCGAGTGCCTGGTGGGAAACAGCCCCTCGCCTGACAAGATT GTGTGGACATTTGGAGATGTGACCCTCTCCTCGGGTTCCTCCGGTCGTTTCTCTGTCCAGACGGTGGCCAGTGACCACGGGGTCCTGTCCTCCCTGGTCCTGTCTGAGACCCTGGCCCAGGACTTCCTACTCCGCTACAACTGCACCGCATGGAACCGCTTCGGCACAGGCACCGCGCTGGTCACCCTCAAGGAGCAAG agGCCCTGCCCATGCTGATCATCATTGGGGCGTCAGTGGGCGGAGGGTGTGTCCTGCTCATCTGTGTCGTcaccctggtctctctctgctGCAGGCACACCGGGAAAG GTAAAAAGTGCACACGCCTCTCAAAGAGTGACATCAGAGTTCAGATTGTGCACAGTGACCACAATGCTACCCGTGGCAACGATGATGAGGAGGATGTCAAGGAGCCCATG GCCCCCAACAGCAGTGAGTCTCCTGGGACGTCCCGGACGGAACACAGTGACCTGCTGGAGGAGGACGAGGACGAGAGGTCCGACATCAAG GACCCCACTAACGGCTACTACAACGTGCATGCTCACGAGGACCGGGTGATCCGCAGTGGTTTCTCAGATTACGTGCCCAACCCCCGTCCTGTCTACACGCCATCCCAGCTGCCCTCCCCCAGCCCGCTGTACGGCCAGCACACAGTGGTGGCAGCCACACAGCCCCGCATCTACGACTTCTCCCACCGCTACGCCACCACCACAGGGGCCCGCTCCACCTACGAGCAGCAGCAGGCAGCGGCAGCCCAGCCCGGAGCCATCTACCCCACCGACCCCGTCTACAGCGGCTCTGCCTACCTGCCCACCGCCGCCACATACGGTCGAGCCTTCACCAGCTACGTCAAGCCCGCCTCCTACGAGAAGGTGGACGCCTACGATCAATCAGACCAGGCTAGCAAGGTGTCTAGCTCCTCTCGTTTCTCCTATGCATCATCGCAGGTCTCCTCCCAGCAGTCCGACTACGGACGGCCGTCACAACGCATGCAGACTCACGTCTGA